Within the Solwaraspora sp. WMMA2056 genome, the region ACGCGGCCGCCGACGAGGACGAGTTGGAGCCGGGGGAGGAGCCCTTGGGGCTGACGCCCGAGTCGATAGCTCAGGAAGTCGCCGAGAACCTGCCGGTACTGATCTCGGCGACCTGCGCCTTTCTCGATCCGGTGGTCGACGAGTGAGCTGGCGGCGGCGTCAGTATCGGGCTGGTGAACGACCGGCTCAGTCGTTCGTCCAGCAGTGGCGGCACGAAACCACGAAGGAAGGCACCGGCAACCTCGTCCAACAGTTGGGGGCCGGCCTCGGCGCCCTGGCTGCACTCGCGACCACGAAGTGGGGACTTCCGTCGTCCGTCGCGATCGTCGGCGCGATCCTCGGACACGCGGTCAGCGTCGCGGGCAAGGGATTCGTCAACACGGTGTTGGACCGGCGACGTGAGGCGCGGGCGGGCGACGGCACGACCCCGGGCGGCTCCGGGCCGGGCTCCGGCTCCGGTAGTGGCGGTGGAGCGAGACCACTGAGCAGCATCCGCCGCCGCTATCCCGGCCACCGCAGCCGGGGCGGCGGCGACCGGATGGTCACCATCGGCGGCCCGGCGAGCCGGGGCGGCAGCGGTGGGGGCGGCGGGAGCACCGGCTCCTACCTGCAACAGCTGCGTCGGCTGCTCGACGAGATCGAGACGCAGCAGGCGAAGCTGGCAAACGTCGCCAATGCCATGCGGGCGAGCCAGCTCGGCGTGGCACAACTGCTCGCCGGCGGGCGGCAGGACCGTACGCAGGAGATCTACACCTGGTCGGAGCTGTCCCGCGCCAACGTCGAGGAAGCTGCTGTCCTGACTCACCAGGCAGTCAAGAGCCTGAAGGCATACCTGTCGAACCTCTAGGTTGATCATGCGTTGACCAGCGTTGATTCCTCCGCCTGGTCACGAAGGTCGGCACGATCGTTTGTGTCGTGCTGCGACGGTCGCAAGTAACCTGGCCCACAATCCCTTGTGGCAAGTCGGGACGTGGCTGAATCTAAACGGTTCCGTGTCCACCACCACTCAGCCCCTTGGGACATGACTCCGTGATCACTGGTGAACTGAAGAGCAAGATCGACCGCATCTGGGACGCCTTCTGGTCGGGCGGTATCTCCAACCCCCTCGAAGTGATCGAGCAGATCACGTATCTGCTGTTCATCCGCCGTCTCGACGAGTTGCAGAAGCTCGCCGACAACCGGGCGCAGCGTCTCGGCCCCGACGGGGTTCGGCACATCTACCCCGACGGCGACGACCCGCTCGGTCGCCCGTACAGCGAGCTGCGCTGGTCGTACTTCACGGGCCTTGGCGACCCGCGAAAGATGTACGAGATCGTCGGCGAGCACGTCTTCCCGTTCCTGCGCACCCTGGGTGGCGACGGGTCGGCGTACTCGCGGCACATGAAGGACGCCCGCTTCACCATCCCGAACCCGGCGCTGCTCGGGCGGGTCGTCGACATGATCGACGACATCCCGATGGATGACCGGGACACCAAGGGTGACCTGTACGAATACATGCTCAGCAAGATCGCGACGGCTGGGCACAACGGCCAGTTCCGGACGCCCCGGCACATCATCAACCTGATGGTCGAGATGGTCGAGCCCGGCCCGAAGGATCGCATCTGCGACCCGGCCTGCGGCACCGCCGGCTTCCTGGTCGGCGCGGTCGAGTACATCCGCCGGCGGCATCCGGCCGCGCTGCACGACCCGGTGCTACGTGGCCACTTCCACCAGGACATGTTCCACGGCTTCGACTTCGACAACACCATGCTGCGGGTCGGCAGCATGAACATGCTGCTGCACGGGGTGGAGAACCCGGCCATCGACTACCGGGACTCGCTCGGTGACGACGTCAGCGACGAGACCGACGCGTACTCGGTGATCCTGGCCAACCCGCCGTTCGCCGGCAGCCTCGACTACGAGCGCACCTCGCGGATCCTGCAGCAGACCGTCAAGACGAAGAAGACCGAGCTGCTGTTCCTGGCGCTGTTCCTGCGGCTGCTGCGCAACGGCGGCCAGGCGGCGGTAGTCGTGCCCGACGGGGTGCTCTTCGGCTCCAGCAAGGCACACAAGGAGCTGCGCCGCATGCTGGTCGAGGACCAGAAGCTCGACGCGGTGGTCAAGCTTCCCGGCGGGGTCTTCAAGCCGTACGCCGGGGTGTCGACCGCGATCCTGTTCTTCACCAAGACCAACAGCGGCGGTACGGGCAACGTCTGGTTCTACGAGGTGAAGGCCGACGGTTGGAGCCTCGACGACAAGCGTGGCCCGCTGCTGCCGGAGGCGAAGCTCGGCCCGGTGCCGGCCGAGGCGCTGACCGCTGAGGAGCACGCCAAGAACAACCTGCCGGACGTGCTGGCCCGCTGGAAGCAGCGCGACGGTGCAGAGCGGGAGCGGGCGCGCACCGAGCAGTCCTTCTGCGTGCCGAAGGACGACATCGTCGCCCAGGACTACGACCTGAGCCTCAACCGCTACAAGGAGATCGTGCACGAGGAGGTCGAGCACCGGCCACCAGCCGAGATCATCGCCGAACTCGAACGCCTCGAATCCGAGATCCGGCAGGGCCTCGCCGACCTCAAGGGGCTGCTGTGACGTGGGCTACGAAAAGGCTGGACGAAGTCTGTTCGATCGTGATGGGACAGGCGCCACCGGGTGAGGGTTACAACCTCGATGGGTTGGGTTGGCCGCTGGTGGCAGGTCCCGGCGACTTCGAAGGTGACCGCCCAGTAGTCAAGAAGTTCACGAAGCATGCCGCCAAGCTTTCTCAGCGAGGGCAGATCATCCTCGGCGTGCGGGCGTCAATCGGCGCGAAGGTTTGGAGTGATCGAATCTATGCGTTGGGTCGTGGAGTCGCTGGTCTGACTCCTGCGGAAGAAGTTGACTCCCGCTATCTCTGGCACTGGCTAACGTGGTGTGCCCCTGAGCTTTCAGCTAAGGGTAAGGGCGCGACATTTAAGCAGGTGAATCGACAGGACATTGGCGAGATGGAGGTGCCGGTTCCTGGTTTGGCTGAGCAGTGGCGGATCGCGGACGTGCTGGACCGCGTCGATACCCTGCGCGCTAAGCGTCGCGCTGCTCTCGGTCTGTTGGGTGCGGCGCGCACTGCCGCCTTTGTTCACATGTTCGGCGATCCGATCTTGAATGACCGATCATGGAAGAGGGTGGCGCTTGGTGCCTTGGTCGAAAGGATTCATAGTGGGCGTAGCCCGATCTGTCTCGATCGGCCGGCTTCTGAGGGTGAGTGGGCTGTGCTCAAACTGGGGGCTGTGACAAGCGGTGAGTTCCGACCTGCCGAGAACAAGGCGCTTCCGGTAACCGTCGCGCCACGCGCTGAAGACGAGGTGCGTGCTGGTGACATCCTATTTTCGCGTAAGAATACGAGAGATCTGGTTGCTGCCTGTGTTCTTGTGCGGTCTACCCCGGTGCGGCGGCTGATGCCTGACTTGATGTTTCGGCTTGAGCTGAAGGAGGAAGCCCCTGTCGTAGCGGAGTATCTTCATGCATTGCTCAGTTATCCACCGAAGAGGCGGACCGTCCAAGATCGTGACTGGATAGGTGCGTGGGACCTTGGAATACCGCAAGCGCGCGAGGTGGGTTAGGCGGTTGTGGGGATCCAGGGGCTGCCGGCGGCGGCTCGGGTGAGTGCGTCGAGCATGTTGATGCCGTGTCGGGTGGCGGTGGCGGCGTAGCTGCGGATCGCGGCGAAGTGTTCGGCTCCGGTCATGGTGCGCATGCTGCCGGAGACCTTGATCCGGAGTTTCGGCATGCGGATGGTCCGCTCGGCCGGGTTGTTGTCGAACGGCACGGCCGGGTCGGTGAGGAACCGCAGGTAGTCGGCGCGTCGGTCCCGTAGTCGCACGAACAGGGCGTGGTACTTGCGGTGCAGCTTGTCGGTGCGGGTGGCGGTGGCTGCGGCGCCGAGCACGACGGCCGAGCGCAGCAGGTGGGTCTGTTCGGCGAGGTCGGCCGGGTCGGGTTCGCAGCCGTCGGCGCGGGCCGTGACCGTCAGGCGGTTCAGGTGCCGCAGGGCGTCGATGGCCTGGCCGGCGAGGTCGGCGACCTGCCCGGTGGCGGTGTCGACCACGTAGACCAGTTCCCGCAGCACGTGGGCGTTGCACAGGGCGTGCCGGGCGGTGGTGTAGGTGTCGTACGGGGCCCACGCGTCGTGCACGGCGGTGCCGGTGTATCCGGGTAGCACGCCGGCGTCGTCCATTGCGGCGGTGCCGCGCCGGCGGTGCACGGTGAGGAACACGTCGGTGGGTGTGGAGGCGGAGTGCAGCCAGGCGAGGCGGCCGTCGACGCGTATGCCGGTCTCGTCGAAGTGCGCGACCGGCGCGTTCTTGATGCGGTCGCGGATGACGGGGAGCACCGTGTCGATGACGCCGAGGGCGGTGCGGGTGACCCAGGCGGTGATGGTGGCTGGCGCGACGGGCAGGCCGAACAGGTCACGGATCGCGTCGGCGGTGCGGCCGATGGACAGGAACTGTCCGTGGAGCAGGTAGACGCCGATCGCGGCGATCCGTGGTCCGTAGGCGGCGGGCGCGGTGGCCCCGGCGGGTGTCGCGGCGGTGGTGTGGTGCCCGCACGGGCAGGCGACGGTGACGATCTGGTGCTCGGTCACCACGACCCGGGGCTGGGGGATGTCGAACACCTGCCGGCGGGTGACCGTCACCTCGGCGGGGTCGGTCAGGCCGTCACCGCAGCCGCCACAGATGTCCGGCACGTGCCGGACGATCACGTCCGGATCGGCCACCTGGGACAGGGTGGTGCCCTCGCCCCCGGTGGGGCGGCCCGGCCGGCGACCCGAACGGCCCCGCAGCGACTTCGGCGCCGGTTTGGCCAGCCCGTCGCTCGACGGCGGTTTCGACGAGTTGCTCGACGACTGCTTCAACCGGGCCTCAAGCTCAGCGATCCGCGTCAGCGCCTGCTCCAGCCGTGCGGCCAGCCCGGCGTTCAACGCCAACAACTCGTCATACGACGGCGGCGGATCGGCGGGCATGGCTGGTCAACCTACCAGCCTCCACAGCAGACAGCATCACCGGGATCAGGAACCTATCCAGTCACCCAAGATCTTGCATCTGGTTCGGCTGGATCTATGCCGAACATCTCAAAGGGCAACCTGGCCACTGTGGCTGTCGAGGTTCCTCCCTTGGATCTTCAGCGGGAATTCGCGAGCGCTATCTCTTCGATTGAGACTGCCAAGGTGGTGCAGCGGAGGGCGTTGGGGGAGTTGGATGCGTTGTTTGCGTCGTTGCAGCACCGGGCGTTTCGGGGGGAGCTGTGACGGCGGCCAGCAACTTCGCCTTCCTGCGGGCTGAGTGGCCCGACCTGTTCGACGAGGCGCAGCGGGTCGAGCAGCACACGTTCGCAGACCCCCGCTACGCCTGCTTCTATGCTCGGCGCTGCCTCGAACACCTGGTGAAGTGGCTGTACCGGGCCGATGAGGCGCTGGGCCGGCCGTACCGGGGTCAGCTCGCGGCGCGGATCGCGGAGCCGGCGCTGAAGAACCTGGTCGGTGAGCACCTGCACGCCAAGATGGAGATTATCCGGCGGCAGGGCAACACGGCGGTCCACGAGAGCCGCCGGGTCAGTGACCGGGACGCGCTCGTGGTCTGCCAGGAGCTGTTCCACCTGATGTACTGGCTGGCCCGCACCTACACCCGCGACCAGGCCGCCGTGCCGTCGAGCAGCCTCGTCTTCGACGAAGCGCTGCTGCCGAGGCCGCAGGTGCGTCAGGCCAAGACCCGTGCCGAGCTGCGTGCCCTCGCCGACCAGCTCGCCGCGCAGGAAGAGCGCGAGGAGCGCGAAGCCGCCGCCGAGCTCGACGGTGACCTCGACGAGCAGGTCAAGGAACTCCGCCGGCAGGTCGCCGCCGCCAAGGCGCGCAACAGCAGGGTGCCGGACACCCACGACTACAACGAGCAGCAGACCCGGGACCTGTTCATCGACCTGCTGCTGCACGAGGCAGGTTGGGCGCTGGATCAGGCACGGGACATCGAGTTCCAGGTCAGCGGCATGCCGAACCAGACCGGCATCGGCTACGTCGACTATGTCCTGTGGGGAGACGACGACCGGCCGCTGGCGATCGTCGAGGCCAAGAGCGCCCGGCGGCACGCCATCGACGGCCAGAACCAGGCCCAGCTGTACGCCGACGCGCTGGAGCGGATGTACGGCCGGCGGCCGGTGATCTTCTACACCAACGGCTATGAGATCTGGCTCTGGGACGACGTCAGGTACCCGTACCGCAAGGTCCAGGGTTTCTACACCAAGGATCAGCTTGACCTGCTGATCCAGCGCCGGTCGAGCCGGCAGCGGCTGGCCGACACGTCGATCGATTGGGGGATCGTCAACCGGCACTACCAGCAGCGGGCGATCCGCCGGATCGCCGACACGTTCGAGGTCGACGGCCAGCGTAAGGCGCTGGTGGTGATGGCCACCGGGGCCGGCAAGACCCGCACCACGATCGCCCTGGTCGACCTGCTGCAGCGGGCCAACTGGATCAAGCGGGTGCTGTTCCTCGCCGACCGGTTGGCGCTGGTGCAGCAGGCGACGAACGCCTTCAAGACGCACCTGCCGGACACGGTGACGGTGAACCTGTCGCAGGACCGTAACCGCACCGACGGCCGCGTCTACGTCGCCACGTACCCCACGATGATGGGTCTGATCAACGAGCTGGACGAGGGCGGCAGCCGACGGTTCGGGCCGGGCTACTTCGACCTGGTGATCATCGACGAGGCGCACCGGTCGGTCTACCAGAAGTACGGCGCCATCTTCGACTACTTCGACTCGCTGCTGGTCGGGCTGACCGCCACCCCGAAGGACGAGGTCGACCGCAACACGTACCGCCTGTTCAACCTGGAGAACGGCGTGCCGACCGACGCGTACGGCCTGCAGGACGCGATCCGCGAGGGTTACCTGGTCCCGCCGCGCGCCGTCTCCGTCGCGATCCGCTATCCGCGCCACGGCATCCGCTACGACGACCTTCCCGAGCACGAGAAGGAGAAGTGGGACGAGCTGGAGTGGGGTGAGGAGGAGGCACCGGACCGGGTCGACGCGCAGGCCATCAACCAGTGGCTGTTCAACGCCGACACCGTCGACAAGGTCCTCGAACTGCTGATGACCCGGGGGCACCGGGTGGCCGGCGGCGACCGGATCGGCAAGACCATCATCTTCGCCAAGAACACCCGGCACGCCGAGTTCATCGCCGACCGGTTCAACGCCAGCTACCCGCAGCTGCGCGGCGAGTTCGCCCGGGTCGTGCTGCACAAGGACCGGTACGCACAGAGCCTCATCGACTCGTTCGGCACTCCGGACAAGGCACCGCACATCGCCATCTCGGTCGACATGATGGACACCGGCATCGACGTGCCGGAGGTCGTCAACCTGGTCTTCTTCAAGCAGGTGCGGTCGAAGACGAAGTTTTGGCAGATGATCGGCCGAGGCACCCGGCTGTGCAACGACCTGTTCGGCCCCGGCCAGCACAAGAAGGACTTCCTGGTCTTCGACTTCTGCGAGAACTTCGAGTACTTCGGCCAGTCACCCACCCGTACCGAGGGGTCCACGGCCGCGTCGCTCAGTGAGCGGATCTTCAAGGCGAAGGTCGAGCTGATCAGCCAGCTCGACCAGCGGCTGCCCGCCGGCACGGTCATCGACGGCGACGGCACCCGCAGCGAAGTCGGGCTGCGCTGGGACGTCGCGAACGAGCTGCGCGGCCTGGTCGCCGGTATGCGGCTGGAGAACTTCCTGGTCCGCCCACACCGGCAGGCCGTCGAGCGGTACGCCGACCCGGCGAGCTGGCAGCGGCTGACGCCGGAGTCGTCGGAGGAGATCAGCCACGAGCAGGCTCGGTTGCCGAGCGAAGTGCGCCCGACCGGTGACGAGGAAGCCAAACGGTTCGACCTGATGATCCTGCGGCTGCAACTCGCCCGACTCGGTGCCGGCGGCCGCTTCGACCGGATCAAGGCCGATGTGCAGGCGATCGCCGCCGCGCTGCTGGAGCAGACGAACATCCCGGCGATCCGCGCCGAGGTGGAGCTGCTCGACCAGGTCGCCGCCGAGGAGTGGTGGCGCGATGTCACCCTGCCGATGCTGGAAGGGCTGCGGCGACGGGTCCGGTCGCTGGTCAAGCTGGTCGAAAAGTCGAAGCGGGCGATCGTCTACACCGACTTCGAAGACAAGATCAACGACGTGACCGAGGTACGCCTGACCGGTCTCGACGTCGGCACCGACTTCGAGCGGTTCCGGGAGAAGGTACGGGTGCACCTGCGGACCCACGAGGACCATGTGGCGTTGCAGAAGTTGCGGCGTAACCGGCAGCTGTCGCCGACCGACCTGGCCGAGCTGGAACGGATGCTGGTCGACTGCGGCGGCAGTGAACAGGAGATCGCCCAGGCCCGGCGGCGGGCCAACGGCCTCGGACTGTTCCTGCGCTCCCTCGTCGGGCTGGACCGGCAGGCCGCCACCGAAGCGTTCGACGAGTT harbors:
- a CDS encoding IS66 family transposase, whose protein sequence is MPADPPPSYDELLALNAGLAARLEQALTRIAELEARLKQSSSNSSKPPSSDGLAKPAPKSLRGRSGRRPGRPTGGEGTTLSQVADPDVIVRHVPDICGGCGDGLTDPAEVTVTRRQVFDIPQPRVVVTEHQIVTVACPCGHHTTAATPAGATAPAAYGPRIAAIGVYLLHGQFLSIGRTADAIRDLFGLPVAPATITAWVTRTALGVIDTVLPVIRDRIKNAPVAHFDETGIRVDGRLAWLHSASTPTDVFLTVHRRRGTAAMDDAGVLPGYTGTAVHDAWAPYDTYTTARHALCNAHVLRELVYVVDTATGQVADLAGQAIDALRHLNRLTVTARADGCEPDPADLAEQTHLLRSAVVLGAAATATRTDKLHRKYHALFVRLRDRRADYLRFLTDPAVPFDNNPAERTIRMPKLRIKVSGSMRTMTGAEHFAAIRSYAATATRHGINMLDALTRAAAGSPWIPTTA
- a CDS encoding DEAD/DEAH box helicase family protein, whose protein sequence is MTAASNFAFLRAEWPDLFDEAQRVEQHTFADPRYACFYARRCLEHLVKWLYRADEALGRPYRGQLAARIAEPALKNLVGEHLHAKMEIIRRQGNTAVHESRRVSDRDALVVCQELFHLMYWLARTYTRDQAAVPSSSLVFDEALLPRPQVRQAKTRAELRALADQLAAQEEREEREAAAELDGDLDEQVKELRRQVAAAKARNSRVPDTHDYNEQQTRDLFIDLLLHEAGWALDQARDIEFQVSGMPNQTGIGYVDYVLWGDDDRPLAIVEAKSARRHAIDGQNQAQLYADALERMYGRRPVIFYTNGYEIWLWDDVRYPYRKVQGFYTKDQLDLLIQRRSSRQRLADTSIDWGIVNRHYQQRAIRRIADTFEVDGQRKALVVMATGAGKTRTTIALVDLLQRANWIKRVLFLADRLALVQQATNAFKTHLPDTVTVNLSQDRNRTDGRVYVATYPTMMGLINELDEGGSRRFGPGYFDLVIIDEAHRSVYQKYGAIFDYFDSLLVGLTATPKDEVDRNTYRLFNLENGVPTDAYGLQDAIREGYLVPPRAVSVAIRYPRHGIRYDDLPEHEKEKWDELEWGEEEAPDRVDAQAINQWLFNADTVDKVLELLMTRGHRVAGGDRIGKTIIFAKNTRHAEFIADRFNASYPQLRGEFARVVLHKDRYAQSLIDSFGTPDKAPHIAISVDMMDTGIDVPEVVNLVFFKQVRSKTKFWQMIGRGTRLCNDLFGPGQHKKDFLVFDFCENFEYFGQSPTRTEGSTAASLSERIFKAKVELISQLDQRLPAGTVIDGDGTRSEVGLRWDVANELRGLVAGMRLENFLVRPHRQAVERYADPASWQRLTPESSEEISHEQARLPSEVRPTGDEEAKRFDLMILRLQLARLGAGGRFDRIKADVQAIAAALLEQTNIPAIRAEVELLDQVAAEEWWRDVTLPMLEGLRRRVRSLVKLVEKSKRAIVYTDFEDKINDVTEVRLTGLDVGTDFERFREKVRVHLRTHEDHVALQKLRRNRQLSPTDLAELERMLVDCGGSEQEIAQARRRANGLGLFLRSLVGLDRQAATEAFDEFTAGRNLDAGQLDFVNIMIEHLTQNGVMEPSRLYESPFTELAPAGPDSVFPSADVDKLVSILRTVKARAAEPETDVA
- a CDS encoding restriction endonuclease subunit S produces the protein MTWATKRLDEVCSIVMGQAPPGEGYNLDGLGWPLVAGPGDFEGDRPVVKKFTKHAAKLSQRGQIILGVRASIGAKVWSDRIYALGRGVAGLTPAEEVDSRYLWHWLTWCAPELSAKGKGATFKQVNRQDIGEMEVPVPGLAEQWRIADVLDRVDTLRAKRRAALGLLGAARTAAFVHMFGDPILNDRSWKRVALGALVERIHSGRSPICLDRPASEGEWAVLKLGAVTSGEFRPAENKALPVTVAPRAEDEVRAGDILFSRKNTRDLVAACVLVRSTPVRRLMPDLMFRLELKEEAPVVAEYLHALLSYPPKRRTVQDRDWIGAWDLGIPQAREVG
- a CDS encoding class I SAM-dependent DNA methyltransferase; protein product: MITGELKSKIDRIWDAFWSGGISNPLEVIEQITYLLFIRRLDELQKLADNRAQRLGPDGVRHIYPDGDDPLGRPYSELRWSYFTGLGDPRKMYEIVGEHVFPFLRTLGGDGSAYSRHMKDARFTIPNPALLGRVVDMIDDIPMDDRDTKGDLYEYMLSKIATAGHNGQFRTPRHIINLMVEMVEPGPKDRICDPACGTAGFLVGAVEYIRRRHPAALHDPVLRGHFHQDMFHGFDFDNTMLRVGSMNMLLHGVENPAIDYRDSLGDDVSDETDAYSVILANPPFAGSLDYERTSRILQQTVKTKKTELLFLALFLRLLRNGGQAAVVVPDGVLFGSSKAHKELRRMLVEDQKLDAVVKLPGGVFKPYAGVSTAILFFTKTNSGGTGNVWFYEVKADGWSLDDKRGPLLPEAKLGPVPAEALTAEEHAKNNLPDVLARWKQRDGAERERARTEQSFCVPKDDIVAQDYDLSLNRYKEIVHEEVEHRPPAEIIAELERLESEIRQGLADLKGLL